Proteins encoded within one genomic window of Geotalea daltonii FRC-32:
- the rplC gene encoding 50S ribosomal protein L3: protein MNKGLIGKKIGMTQIFADDGRRIPVTVVEAGPCVVIQKKTKEKDGYNAIQVGFDAKEAAKANSATVGHCKAAGSGAFSFFRELRVDNVDSYNVGDVLNADLFAAGDVIDVTGTSIGKGFQGVIKRWGFKGGRSSHGSRFHRAPGSIGCSATPSRVFKNKKMPGQLGNERVTVQRLKVVRVDAADNLILVGGAIPGSTNGLVFIKDSVKAKK, encoded by the coding sequence ATGAATAAGGGATTGATTGGTAAGAAGATAGGTATGACACAAATATTTGCTGATGACGGCCGGCGCATTCCTGTAACTGTCGTCGAGGCAGGCCCTTGTGTTGTTATCCAGAAGAAAACAAAGGAAAAGGATGGCTACAATGCTATCCAGGTTGGCTTTGACGCAAAAGAGGCTGCCAAGGCAAACAGTGCCACGGTTGGTCATTGCAAGGCAGCCGGAAGCGGCGCGTTCTCCTTTTTCCGCGAACTTCGTGTAGATAATGTGGACTCCTATAATGTGGGAGATGTCCTTAACGCAGATCTGTTTGCTGCCGGAGATGTTATTGATGTCACTGGAACCAGCATCGGTAAAGGCTTTCAAGGCGTCATCAAGCGATGGGGTTTCAAGGGCGGTCGTTCCAGCCATGGCTCACGCTTTCACAGGGCTCCTGGTTCCATCGGCTGTTCAGCCACTCCTTCGCGCGTATTCAAGAATAAAAAGATGCCAGGTCAGCTTGGAAACGAAAGAGTTACTGTGCAGAGACTCAAGGTTGTCAGGGTTGACGCTGCAGACAATCTGATTTTGGTGGGTGGGGCAATCCCCGGTTCCACCAATGGCCTGGTGTTTATAAAGGATAGTGTTAAGGCAAAGAAATAA
- the rpsJ gene encoding 30S ribosomal protein S10 yields MPSQKIRIRLKAYDHKLLDVSVGEIVDTAKRTGARVAGPIPLPTVVNKYCVLRGPHVDKKSREQFEIRTHKRLIDILEPTQQTVDALMKLDLSAGVDVEIKL; encoded by the coding sequence ATGCCAAGTCAGAAGATAAGAATCCGTTTGAAAGCCTATGATCACAAGCTGCTCGACGTATCTGTCGGGGAGATTGTGGATACAGCCAAGAGGACTGGTGCCAGGGTTGCCGGTCCCATTCCTCTTCCGACTGTAGTCAACAAATACTGCGTTTTGCGCGGGCCTCACGTTGACAAGAAATCACGTGAGCAGTTCGAGATCAGAACCCATAAGAGGCTGATCGATATCCTTGAGCCTACACAGCAGACAGTTGACGCTCTGATGAAACTTGATCTCTCTGCTGGTGTGGATGTCGAGATAAAGCTTTAA